The Thermacetogenium phaeum DSM 12270 genome segment TACCAGGCCATGAGGAGGTGAGACGATGTCAGTGCGTGAAACCATCAAAAACCAGATTATCGGGGCATTGAAGGGAGCAAACTTTCCCATTGGCAGCCCCGAGGCATTGCTGGCGGCTTTCCCCCAGGGGGCGGAGACAACCTGCCAGGCAGGGGACTTAAAGATGTCGGCGGGAGAAGCTGCAAAGCTGCTCACCCCCGACGATTTCCCATTCCGCAGCGCAGAGCAGGTAGCCGAGACAATCGTCAGCAGGGCAGGGCTGTAACGGTTCTAAGACACCTTATTTTATATT includes the following:
- a CDS encoding MTH865 family protein; this translates as MSVRETIKNQIIGALKGANFPIGSPEALLAAFPQGAETTCQAGDLKMSAGEAAKLLTPDDFPFRSAEQVAETIVSRAGL